One stretch of Methyloversatilis sp. RAC08 DNA includes these proteins:
- the ppa gene encoding inorganic diphosphatase, translating into MGLERVPSGKDLPNDFNVVIEIPMHSDPVKYEVDKESGAVFVDRFMSTAMHYPCNYGYIPHTIAGDGDPVDVLVLAQFALPPGVVVRCRPIGMLKMVDEAGEDAKLLAVPVDKLTPMYRSVQSPRDLPQILLDQISHFFEHYKDLEPGKFVKVQGWGDIEDAKREIMSGVEAYQKAADKPAF; encoded by the coding sequence ATGGGTCTGGAACGAGTTCCGTCGGGCAAGGATCTGCCCAACGATTTCAACGTGGTCATCGAAATCCCGATGCATTCTGACCCGGTCAAGTACGAGGTGGACAAGGAGTCCGGTGCCGTCTTCGTCGATCGCTTCATGTCGACCGCGATGCACTATCCGTGCAACTACGGCTACATCCCGCACACCATCGCCGGTGACGGCGACCCGGTCGACGTGCTCGTGCTGGCGCAGTTCGCACTGCCGCCGGGCGTGGTGGTTCGCTGCCGTCCGATCGGCATGCTGAAGATGGTCGACGAAGCCGGCGAAGATGCCAAGCTGCTGGCCGTGCCGGTGGACAAGCTCACGCCGATGTACCGCTCGGTGCAGAGCCCGCGCGACCTGCCGCAGATCCTGCTGGACCAGATTTCGCACTTCTTCGAGCACTACAAGGATCTGGAACCCGGCAAGTTCGTCAAGGTTCAGGGCTGGGGCGACATCGAAGATGCCAAGCGCGAAATCATGTCGGGCGTCGAGGCCTACCAGAAAGCCGCCGACAAGCCGGCGTTCTGA
- a CDS encoding GNAT family N-acetyltransferase yields the protein MSGPVLRVERHGAIADLDAAQWNALTGGQATLSHALLDAFESSGCVTEESGWQPDHLSVHEDGQLIAALPGYRKLHSYGEYVFDWSWAEALERTGRSYYPKLLSAIPFTPVPGPRLLARDTSARTALLEAWLAHARDSGVSSAHLLFPDAESLAALQHSSLLLRQSVQFHWYNAGYDSYETFLSSLARDKRKKIRQERRRVADAGVSLRRVDGPDIRDADLALFFKCYSNTYRVRGQRPYLNFRFFELLREHVPHALMLVVASVAGRDIACALNLRDDRRLYGRYWGELEHVPCLHFEACYHQGIEYAIERKLAVFEGGAQGEHKMARGFVPETTWSAHWLRDADFADAVARYLERERAGVALHIDELEERTPYRRAVQALTTSNREPGAIDVDSP from the coding sequence GTGAGCGGACCGGTACTGCGCGTCGAGCGCCATGGCGCGATCGCCGATCTCGACGCCGCGCAGTGGAACGCACTCACCGGCGGTCAGGCCACACTGTCGCACGCGCTGCTGGATGCCTTCGAAAGTTCGGGCTGCGTCACCGAGGAATCCGGCTGGCAGCCGGATCACCTGTCCGTTCACGAAGACGGGCAGCTGATCGCCGCGCTGCCCGGCTACCGCAAGCTGCACAGCTATGGCGAGTACGTTTTCGACTGGTCATGGGCCGAGGCGCTAGAACGTACCGGGCGCTCCTACTACCCCAAGCTGCTGAGCGCCATTCCCTTCACGCCGGTGCCCGGCCCGCGGCTGCTGGCGCGCGACACGTCGGCCCGCACCGCACTGCTCGAAGCCTGGCTGGCGCATGCGCGCGACAGTGGCGTGTCGTCGGCCCACCTGCTGTTTCCGGACGCCGAATCGCTGGCTGCGCTCCAGCACTCGTCGCTGCTGCTGCGCCAGTCGGTGCAGTTCCACTGGTACAACGCGGGCTACGACAGCTACGAAACCTTCCTGTCATCGCTGGCGCGCGACAAGCGCAAGAAGATCCGTCAGGAGCGGCGGCGTGTGGCCGATGCAGGTGTTTCGCTGAGGCGCGTCGACGGACCGGACATCCGCGACGCCGATCTCGCCCTGTTCTTCAAGTGCTACAGCAATACCTATCGCGTGCGCGGTCAGCGCCCGTATCTGAACTTCCGATTTTTCGAACTGCTGCGCGAACATGTGCCGCACGCGCTGATGCTGGTCGTGGCATCGGTGGCCGGACGCGACATCGCCTGCGCGCTGAACCTGCGCGACGACAGGCGCCTTTACGGGCGTTACTGGGGCGAACTCGAACATGTTCCCTGCCTGCACTTCGAGGCCTGCTACCACCAGGGCATCGAATACGCGATCGAGCGCAAGCTCGCGGTGTTCGAAGGCGGTGCCCAGGGCGAGCACAAGATGGCGCGCGGTTTCGTGCCGGAAACGACCTGGTCCGCGCACTGGCTGCGCGACGCGGATTTTGCCGACGCCGTGGCGCGCTACCTTGAGCGGGAGCGCGCCGGCGTGGCGCTGCACATCGACGAACTGGAAGAGCGCACGCCTTACCGGCGGGCGGTTCAGGCGCTGACGACATCGAATCGCGAACCGGGCGCGATTGATGTCGACAGTCCGTGA
- a CDS encoding 4a-hydroxytetrahydrobiopterin dehydratase, which yields MTQWRTAGPNEAFTPEEIDARLKGELPKWYYEDGWIRRKYKTSGWKGTLMVVNTVGHLAEAAFHHPDLAVSYAFVIVKLMNHEAKGVTERDFQLAKKIEEVVMWQPALAEGSALAGTPDDPRFKYIKYD from the coding sequence ATGACGCAGTGGAGAACAGCCGGGCCGAACGAGGCCTTCACACCGGAAGAGATCGACGCCCGCCTGAAGGGCGAACTGCCCAAGTGGTACTACGAGGACGGCTGGATCCGCCGCAAGTACAAGACCAGCGGCTGGAAGGGCACGCTGATGGTCGTGAACACGGTCGGTCATCTGGCCGAAGCGGCCTTTCACCACCCGGATCTCGCGGTGTCCTATGCTTTCGTGATCGTCAAGCTGATGAACCACGAAGCCAAGGGCGTGACCGAGCGTGACTTCCAGTTGGCGAAGAAGATCGAAGAGGTCGTCATGTGGCAGCCGGCACTGGCGGAAGGGTCGGCGCTGGCCGGCACGCCTGACGACCCGCGCTTCAAGTACATCAAGTACGACTGA
- a CDS encoding superoxide dismutase — protein MEHTLPPLPYALDALAPHISRETLEFHYGKHHQTYATNLNNLIKGTEFENLDLEAIVKKAPAGGVFNNSAQVWNHSFFWSSMKPAGGGAPTGALASAIDAKWGSFDEFKKAFKASAVGNFGSGWTWLVRKPDGSLDIVNTSGAGTPLNSDAKPLLTLDVWEHAYYIDYRNRRPDFVDTFLASLANWDFAAKNFAA, from the coding sequence ATGGAACACACGCTGCCCCCGCTGCCCTATGCGCTCGACGCTCTGGCTCCGCACATTTCGCGCGAAACCCTCGAATTTCACTACGGCAAGCACCACCAGACCTACGCCACCAACCTGAACAACCTGATCAAGGGCACCGAGTTCGAAAACCTCGATCTGGAAGCCATCGTCAAGAAGGCGCCGGCAGGCGGCGTGTTCAACAACTCCGCCCAGGTGTGGAACCACAGCTTCTTCTGGAGCAGCATGAAGCCCGCAGGCGGCGGCGCACCGACCGGCGCGCTGGCATCGGCGATCGATGCCAAGTGGGGCAGCTTCGACGAATTCAAGAAGGCGTTCAAGGCATCCGCGGTCGGCAACTTCGGCTCCGGCTGGACCTGGTTGGTCAGAAAGCCGGACGGCTCGCTGGACATCGTGAACACCAGCGGTGCCGGTACGCCGCTCAATTCCGACGCGAAGCCGCTGCTGACGCTCGACGTGTGGGAACACGCCTACTACATCGATTACCGCAACCGCCGTCCTGACTTCGTCGATACCTTCCTCGCCAGTCTCGCGAACTGGGACTTCGCGGCGAAGAACTTCGCGGCCTGA